The genomic window TGGGAGGTCAAGCACGCCAGATAGCCACATCGTTGCTGCTCAGCGCCCTGCCCAAGGCGGCCGCCGTTGAGCGCTTCGCTAGCGTGACCACTTCGGAGGTGTGCTCCCAATCTGCTCCCAGCGCAAGGCCCAACCCACATGCCAGGTCGTTACGGGCCCGACCTGCGCAGACTCCCCCATCAGGTGGGATAGAGCGCCGTTGAAGTCCGTTCAGCGCCGTTGAGCACTGCCGTGTGAAGCAGGACGCTGCACCGGCTCTGACCTGCGGAAACGCAAGACCGCAGGTCGGGGCCTATGCCATTGGGCGTCGTTCGGTGCCGTTTAGAGTTCCTAACAGAAGTGATCTATGCCTCTTCCGTCCTTTGTGGATAGTGGTCTACGATGTCTGGCCGTGAGGCGTGGTGAGCAGCCGCCGTGGATCGTGCCGGACGGGTTGTGGCAGCGCATTGAGCCGTTGCTGCCCAAGCCTGTGCTCCGCGATCCCCGGCGTCCGGGACGGAAACGGATCCCGGATCGGCAGGTGTTGTCCGGGATCCTGTTCGTGCTGCACACCGGCATCCAGTGGGAGTTCCTGCCCCAGGAGCTCGGGTTCGGGTCCGGGATGACCTGCTGGCGGCGGCTCGAGGAGTGGAACCGGGCCGGGGTGTGGCAGCAGCTGCACGAACTACTGCTCGCCGAGCTGCAAGCCGCGGGAAAGCTGGACTGGTCCCGGGCGGTCATCGACTCCTCCCACGTCCGTGCGGCCAGACGCGGCCCAAAAGCGGACCGAGCCCGGTCGACCGCGCCCGAGCGGGCTCGAAGCACCACGTCCTGACCGAGGGCGCCGGCATCCCCCTGTGCGCGTCGCTGACCGGCGGCAACCGCAACGACGTCACCCAACTGCTGCCGTTGATCGACAAGGTCCCAACGGTCCGCGGCCGGCGAGGCCGGCCCCGCCGGCGCCCCGACGAACTGTTCGCCGACCGGGCCCACGACCACGACAAGTACCGCAAAGCCGTACGGGCCAAGGGTATGCGCCCGCGGATCGCTCGCCGCGGCACACCACACGGCTCCGGGCTGGGCGTCTACCGGTGGGTGATCGAGCGAACGATCGCCTGATACCACGGCATGAAACGGCTCCGCATCCGGTGGGAACGCCGCGACGACATCCACGAAGCCTTCCTCAGCCTCGCGACCTGCATCATCACCTACCGACACGTCGTACGACTTTGTTAGGACCTCTTAGTGCAGTTCAGCGCCGTTCAGTGCACCCGACTGCTCCCAAGGCGCTCCCCCGATCCTGGCCGTCCGCGCGAGCCATCCCAAGGTCGCTTCACGAGTTGATCAACATTTCATACTATCCCTTGGCCCCTGGTACGGGTACGAGTAGGGCATGGTCGTCGACGTGGCGGTACCCGAGCCGTTCGTAGAGGGCCCGTGAACCTGGGGTGCAGTGCAGCCAGACCAGGTCGGAGTATCTGGCGGCGAGTTCACCTGCAGCGATGGTCAGCGCGGTGCCGAGTCCCTTGCGCTGCCAGGCGGGAAGCACGGTGATGGCTCCCAGGTACGCGGTGTCGGCCATGAGCCTCACCCGCGCGCAGCCGACTGGTTTGCCGCCGACCCGTGCTACCAGGTGATGCATCCGTTCGGAGGCAAGGTGGGCGTCGGTGACCAGGGGCGCCAGTGCGGCTCCATAGGGGACGAGGAACTCGTCGCGGTCACGGGCCGGTCCGATGTCGGCCACCGATCGCGGGCGCGATCGAGGCGGACCTTGCAGGGCTAGTACGGGTATCAGATCCCACCGCTGAAAGCCGGCGACCTGGTGCTCGTCCTCGGCCCGAACCATCAGCGTCCATCGCGGTGATCTGGCCCGCAGCCAGGCGGCCACCTGAGTCACCTGGTCGGCGGTGGGCGGACCGGGCAACGCGAGAACCCGCCCGGTGGTGGCCCACGGGTAGGGCAACGCGATGTGCTGACACGGCACGCCGGACACGACAGCCCAGTCGCCGCTGGCCGGGGTGAGATCGGCGGTGTCCGCGTGGGCGGTCGAGATCCGCACAGCAGCGTCACCCATCCGAACACCACACCTCGACTCACATCCCCTTGTCTACCCATTTCGCCAGTCCACGACGATGCTCGGGGCCCACCTGCCGTGGGATGTCGCCCGGCTTACGAGCGACAGCTACGAGTGTTGAGGACTTCGGGTCCGCCGAAGAGGTCACCACACAGAAAGCACTGGTCCGGGCGTTGCCGGTGGGATCCGAGTCTCACCTAGCAGGACTGACACCGGTGCCTGCGCGGCAATGCTCAAGGTTATACGTCGATGCGGCGAGGCGCTCTCTGCTGGCGCTTGCCGGTGTCCCAGACGACGGCCGGCACCAGCCAGGCAGAGAGCAACGAAGCGTGAACACTTCGGTGTTCTCTGGGAGGTCACGCCGACTCGTTCGCCCGCATCGTCGCAGGTCAAAGCGCTCTGCTCTGTCCGGCCTCAGTGAGCACTTCGGACGCGGTGACCACTTCGCCAAGCTGCACCCAATCTGCACCCACCTGCAAGGCCCAAGCAAGCCGGAACTCCTTCCCGCTCTGACCTTGCGGATACGCCCCTACCAGGCGACATAGACTGCCGTTGACTGCTGTTCACTGCCGTTGAGCGCAGTTTGTGAAACGGGACGCCGCACCGCGTCTGGCCTGCGGAAACGTGGAGCCGCAGGTGCGCATGGCTGCAGTTGGGTGCAGTTGGGCACCGTTCGATGCAGTTCAGCGCTGTTCAACGCACCCCGTTGCTCCCAACCCGCTCCTGCTCCTGCCCCAACTCCCCCGGCCATCACCGGCACCCAATTCACTGACGTCAACAAGACCCAGAGCGGTTCACTCCCGGGCACAGCAGGGAAACGCGAGGTGGTGCTGCCGGGACCGTCACCGTCCCGGCAGCATCGTGCATGCCCGTCGGAGGGTCGTGCGACGCTCTGCTCTCTCTACTCGCGGCGGAGGCCGGGCACCTTCACGACGATGAACTCGCTGTCGTCCGCCCGGCCGGGGTTGCGGCCTGTGTTGGGGAAATTGTTGTCACAGCCGAGCAGCAACTGGTTGCCGTCGATCTGATGGATGGCCTCGATCGACTCGCACGTTACGCGGTACGGGTTGCCGAGTCCGACGTCGCCGTTGTGGATGGGGGGCAGGGAAACCAGGTCGGGGTCGGGCACGGCCGCTAGGTCGACGGCCTCCGTCTTCACGAGCGAGCCGCCTGCATCGATATCGGCGAGGTTCACGACGTACACCTTGCGGAACAGCGCGTTCAGCCCGAGACCGCCGTCGCGCTCGATCACCGCGAGGTAGTGCCGGTCGAGGGCCGCCATGTCTGACACGAAGTAGCCGGGCTGCTCGGTCTGGTACAGCCAGACCCGTCCCGTGAAGGCCTCGTCGCGGACGCTGAACTCGAAGACGTGGCGCCGCGTGGTGCCGAGTTCGGCCGTCGTGGCCCCCTCGAGCGCCGGGTACAGGTACTGGCCGTCCGGGCTGATGGCCATGGCCTCGAAGCCGCGGCTGTTGGGCTGGGTTGCCGCCGCACCGCCGAGGTGGGGGTTGTTGGGCGACCGCAGGCCGCCCGGAGCCGCGAAGGGCGGGTCCAGCAGTTTGCCGGTGGCGTCGAAGTGCAGGACCCACGGGCCGAACTCGTCGCCGACCCACAGGTCCCCATCAGCGCCACGCTGCAGGGACTCAGGATCGATGTCGCCGCCGGTCAACGACCGTTCGGTCGTCCCCTCGTTGACGATCGTGAAGCCGATCAGACCGTCGGGGTCACGGAACTGGATGAACTCGTTCAGATCGACGGCGACCTCGCCGCTCCCATCCTTGGCGGTCTTGAAGTCCGGCCGGATGTAGTAGGCGCGGATGAGGAAGTCCCTCGAGTTCGCCTTCGCGCCGAACCCGTTGTCTGGCATGGCGAGGTATTCCCCTGGGTGTCGGCCAGCGACGATCGCCGAGAACCCCTCGACCGGCTGCGAAGGCAGCGGGAATGTGATCCCGTTGACGGTCCCGGGAGGCAAGAGGGTCCCGGAGGGCGGGCCGGGGGCGTACGTCTCGACCGGCAGCACGGCGCGACCGAGCAGGGTCGGTTGCCCGCTTCCGGTGTCATCGGCGTGTGCGCCGAGGGATGGGATCGCCACCGTCGCCGCGAGCGCGGCAGCGGCGAACGTGGACAGTCGCTTGATCATCACCGGCTCCTCAGGACGGTGTGAACCACTAGTGAGCTTGCGTAAGCCCGTGTCCCGGGTACAGGTTGCCGAGGTCCGACGCCCGCACGGGACCGACTCGGTCTCCAGCCTGACCCAAATCGGAACGCGTGACCATCCGCTCAACGATGCGATTGCGTGGACGATTGACCGGTAAAGGTTCGCCGTCGCCGCTCACCAACGCGCGACTTCCGATTCCGGCGCAACCGCCGAATTATGCTCGTCGAGGAGAACAGACAATCATTGCAGCGTGTCGATCAATTCGCGCAGCTCGTCGTCGGTTGCAGCATCCGTGCTAGCGTTCGCCACCGTCTTGTCGGAGGCGACGAAACCAACCGCGGTTGGCTTGGTCTGCCCGGCTTCGATACCGGTTGCCTGGCTGATGTGGTATCCGGCCGTACCCTTGATGTCCACGCCAACCGGCACGGGGAACGGGCCTGCCGCCTTCGACGCCTCCTCGGCCAAGGACGCGGCGTCGGCCGGGTTGAGCAGGCTGCCCTTCCAATCCGCGGGCGGTACTGCGACGAGCATGCCGATCACCCGCGGTCGGACGCCGCCCTGCGTCAACGGTAGGAGTCGAGCCACCATCTTTCGGATGCCCGCCGCATCTCCGACGACGATCACCAACGGCGGCGGATAGTCGGCCAATGCGAGCTCGCCGCCGCCCACCCGCGGCAGGCGGAAGTCCTCGATCCTCAGATCGGACGCGTCTTGCGCGCCGACGGGTAGCTCAGTGGAGAACGTGCCAACGTCAACAGTGTGAACGAAATCGACGTCGGTAGCCACGATGGACAGCGTCGCTCCATCATCCTTGAGTAGCAGCCCTGTCGCCTGATCCAACGACATCTCGTGCGGCTCGGGCATCCCGCCCTCGTCAATCGAGGCGGCGCACGCATAGCGGACGGCGGTGTGCCCGAGTAAGGTGTGCGTCCCCAAGCGGCGGGCCTCCGGGCACGCCCGCCGGAAATGCTGCGAGCCCTCCCGAAGGACGTAGACCGGCCGCTGGCCGGCGTCCGGGTCGTCGACCCGGGTGTACGCCGGCTCGCCATTCGGGTTGTAGTCGAGCAGGACCTGGCCGTCCCAGACCGTCCAACTGCCGTCGGTCCTCTTCTCCCAGTCCGTCTCCGGTTCCCCGAAGTAGTTAATGCGGGTACGCCGATTGCCGTCGGCGATCACCTCGTACTCCTGACGGAACTCCTGTCCGTCCTGCCTCATGATCATGGTGTAGCGGCCGCGAATCACGTCAAGCGTCTGCTTGACGACTCCGGTCGAAGTTCCCGCCGGCGGAGCCTGCCGCACCGGCTGCCCACAGCTGTTGATTGCCAGCACCACTACGGCCCAACCGCCGATGACCGGCCACCACGCGCGCCGCGCAGGCCGGCGAGATTCCCAGGTTGTTGACTTGGGAGGTCGCGGGTCGTCCATGGCAGGACTTCCTAACGTCGCCGATGCCGGACGTTGTCGATGCCGGCCGAAGCGCCTTCCCGCCAGCGTGGCGAGTGTCACCTGCTTCGGAGGGCTGCCCCCGCTCCTAGCGTTCTCGCCGGACGCGCCGCCGTCAATTGGCTGATAGTTGTCATCGATTCGACCGCCGGCCCCGCCAAGAACCATCTCGCAGCGGCCTCTGGCCACGGATTCGAAGCCGGGCACGTGCATGACCAGGTACTCGGTCGGCGACATGACGTGCCTGCGGCCATCGATCTCACCCCGGGTGAGGCGGTCGAGTGCCGTCCACCCCGGTGCTGGCTCTGCGACGGCGGCGCTGCTTTGGAACTGCCTGCCCTGGCAAGATCGGGGCCATGGCGAGGGAGACGCCTCGGTAAGGAGGCGGCGATGGGTCACGGTCATGAGTTGAGGACGGAGCGGCTGCGGCTGCGGCGTTGGCGGGAGGCCGACCGGGCAGCGTTCGCGCAAATGAACGCCGACCCCGAGGTCATGGAACACTTTCCCGCACCGCTCACCCGCCGCGACAGTGATTTACTGGTCGACCGTATCGAGGCCGGCTTCGAGCAACATGGGTTCGGGCTGTGGGCCATCGAGGTGGTTACGACCGGGCAGTTCGTCGGGTTGACCGGCCTGTCGGTGCCCGGGTTCGAGGCTCACTTCATACCCGCAGTGGAGGTTGGCTGGCGGCTGGCGCGACCGGCCTGGGGCCAGGGGTATGCGACGGAGGCAGCCCGGGCGGCGATCGACTACGGCTTCACCCGCGCGGCGCTTCCGATGATCGTCTCTTTCACGGCCGCTATCAATGCCAGGTCGCGGGCGGTCATGGAGCGGCTCGGCATGGCCCGCGACCCGGCAGACGACTTCGACCACCCCGACTTGCCGCCGGGCCATCGGCTCCGCCGGCACGTCCTGTACCGAATCTCTCCTGGCTAGCAGCAGACGGCGCTGTCCCGAGCAACGCACTCATTCCCCAGATGAGGACTCGAGATAAGGACACCGCCAGGCGGACCAGCGAAAGCCACGGATGCTGACCCCTTCGGGTGTGCCGAAGAGCTCACCGAATAGTAAGGCCTGGTCAAGCCGCTGCACGTGAGATCGATGTTCCAGGAAGCGGGACCGGCGCCAGCGGCTACCTGGCGAACCGCAGCGACAAGCGCCGATCTAGTAACTCCAACCCTGTCCGGCAAAGCCGGTGGGCGCCGCCGGTAGAGCGTGTGGGCGGGACAGCATTGCCAGCGTGACCACTTCGGTGTTCTCTGGGAGGTCACGCCGGGCCGCTCGCCCACATCACCGCAGGTCAGAGCACTCGGCTCTGTCCAGTGTCGGTGAGCACTTCGGGCGCGGTGACCACTTCGCCAACCTGCACCCAATCTGCTCCCACTTGCAAGGCCATGCCATCCAGCAGCTCCTTACCGCCGTGACCTGCGCATACTCCCCTGCCAGGGGACATAGAGTGCTGTCGACTGCTGCGCAAAACCGGGGAGCACTCCGTGTGAACCAGGACGCCACACCCACTCTGACCTGCGGAAACGAAAACCCGCTGGTCGCGATGGGTGCAGATGAGCCCCGCTCGGTGCCGTTGGACGCTATTCAACGCCGTTCAGTGCATCCGGTTGCTCCCAACGTGCTCCCCCAATCTCGGGGCCCTAGACCGGCGGCAGCTGATCGGCGCTGACCAGCAACTGCTTGCCCCTCCGGTTACGCGTCGACCCCCTGCAGGACAACCTGTTCCACGCGCTCGTTCAAACTGCGCCGCAACGTCGTGGTCGAGGCCAGCCACCGAAACCCGCGCGACACCATGTCCTCCCCCAGCCAAGACCCGAACGCTCGAACCACATCACACGGACGTGTCGCGGTATGCAGAGTCAGCGCTATCATCGCCCACACCATCCTGCCAATACCTCAGCGGCGTGGCCGGCCCCACGACGGCCTCGAACGCCAAGCGCCGGCTCGCGGCCAGGAAGAACGACGGGCCACCATGCGCAACTGAGCCTGCAGGCGATCTACACCACGCCACGGGACGTGACCGCGATCGGCTCACCTTGACCGAGCAGCTCAATTTCCGACGAGCGTGGTCACCCTCATCCGGCTGCTGCCGATGAGCGATGCGGACAACAACGTCGAGATTCTTGCCGTGCGCCACCAACTCGCCGTCGGCAGCGCCAGATCGACAAGCCCCGCCTCACCCCGCCCGACCGGGCGCTCCTGGCCGCCCTCCTGCACCGGCTACCCAGGCCGACGCTGCGGCAACTGCACCTGATCGTCTCCCCGGACACCGTCCTGCGCCGGCACCGCGACCTGCTCCGCCGCCACCACGCCAAGGCATCCCGGCCGAAACGCCCTTATGTGACATTGAGACTCGGCAGGCATGGCGCTCCACCTGTCAAAGCATCCCATGATGTTGTTTGTCAAGCAGCAATTTGTTGATCTCGCTGTATTGGTGTCCAGGCCTTGACTTCGTCGTACTTCGTGTCGGTCTTGAGGCAGCCGTGCCGGATGCGCGGCTGGCGGCGTCGGGCACGATGCCGAGCAGCCGGGAGCCGTCCGCGCCACCGCGATTGTGATTGCGGCAGCGCGGCCAGTTCGTTGGCAGCGCGGCGTAGCTGTCGGCCCGCTGCTCGGCGGAGCCACTCTGTGGGCGCGCTACTCCCGGAAGGCGCGCCACAGTCGGCTTGCCGACACCTACCGTGGACGGCCGCATTCGTATTGTAATTTCAGCGCCACAGTGGGGGATGAGGGATGAATCGCGAAGTCCAGTACGACGTCCTCGCCGTACTTCCGCCCGACGAGCAGCGGGAGCGATTGCGGCGGCTGGATCAGCTTCACCCGATCGCCGGGTACGAGGCAGAGGTCGTCACGATCGCCGACCTGCGTGACGATCTGCCGTGGTGGTCCGACCGGCTGGCCGCCGAGTTCGTCGCGTACCTGAATTTCGCGCTGCTGCACGGCGCGGCGGTCCTGACGCTGCGGTCCGTGCCGGAGACCGACCTCGCCAGCCTCGCCGGCGCCTGCGACGCGGCACTGAAGCCGGCGGAGGCTCCGATGGACGTGCCGTACCTGCCGCTGCGCGAGCGTCCGATGGCGCTCGCGATGCCATCCGGCGCGTACGGTGACGGCCATCTCGACACGCCGCGGGACACCGCGTTCTCGGCCGACGGCGGGCACGCGGTGACCACCGCCGCCGGGCTGGTGAAGATCTGGGACGTCGCATCCGGCCTATGCGTGGCGACCGTGCCGATCGACGCTATGCGGGTACGGCTGTCGCCCGACGGCGCCTTCGTGCTGGCGATCCAATGGCAGCACAGCGACGTGCTGGAGACGGCGACCGGCCGGCGCGTCACCTCGGTGCCGTCGGAGGACGCCCGATTCTCCCCCGACAGCCGGCGGCTCGCCGTCGTCGACCACCGCGCCGACACTTGGACACCCGACGGCGAAATCGAGCACGTCGGTGATGTCCTGCGGGTGTACGACACCACGACGGGCGCGCAGGCGCGCGAGCTTGCCGGGTGCTGGGCCGCGTTCAGCCCCGACGGCGACGTCATCGCCGTCGAGGATCCGCTGAGCGTCGCCGACAAGGCCGCCGGCGAGGTGGGCACCTGCACCTTCGTCGCGCTGGCCGACGGCGAAGTTCGATTCCGGGCGCCGGGCCGAGCACCGATGTTTGCGCCGGATCGGCACATCGTCGTAACCGTGGTGGGTACCGAGGTGGTGCTGTGGGATGCCGAAACGGGAGCCCGAATCCGGACACTCCCGGCGGCCGAACGAGTGGCGCTGCGGCACGGGTACGGCGCCGCGCCGTCGAGGTTCCCCGGCGGCGAGATGGTGTTCGTGCCGCAGGACTGGTCGACGTACGCGGCCTGGCACCTATCCAGCGGACGGCACTTCACCGTCGAGGGCAGCGGACTCCGGTTGGTGCCTGGACGAGACATCGTGGTGGCCGTCGACCGCGAGGTGGTCGGCCTCGACGCCCGAACCGGCAGCGAGCGGTACCGGCTGCGCGGCGACGACGTCCAGATAGCGCCGGCCGGCGACAAGCTCGCGACCACTCGGGACGCATGGGTTTTCCGCGCCAACGAGTCGACTATGCGGACTGGCAGCACCACGGTCGCGGAGGCCGACACCGGGGCGGTACTCTTCGACGTACCCGGCATCGCACCGAGGTTCGCGGACAACGGCCAGCTCATGACGACCCAGATCGACGGCCGGCTGCACCTGTGGGACACCACGACCGCAGCACCGATCGCCCAGGTCGGAAATGTTCGCGTACTCTCCCGGGCCCGCCGCGGCGAGCCCGGCGGCATGGGCTCGGGCGAAGAGGCGGCCGTGCCCGCCACGGCCGTCGCGCGGTACGCCGACGTCGTCACGCCGGAGGCGGTACGGGCGGGCGTTCCGTTCGCCCTCACCGTCCAATTGCGACAGTCACCGGTCGCCGGCGGGACGTCCGCGCCCGTCGACTTCGCGCCGACACGCGACAAAGACAGCCAGCCGACCGGCGCTGCCGCGGTGTACGCGGTTGTCTATCCGTCAGCGGCCTTCGAAGTCATCGGCGCTCGGCGCCGGGCCGAGCTGACCGTATACCCGGACCGGGACGGGGACACGGTCACGTTCGACCTGCGGGCCCGCCCCGGTGCAGCCGGCACCAACGAGATCAACGTCGGCTTCTTCGTCGGCGGCGACCTGCTGGGCCAAGTCACCACCGTTGTGTCGGTGACCGCCCAGCCGGGCCCGGGCGCACGCCACGTAGGCTTCCGCCCGCGCGGCATCCCCCAGGACGACGCCGCACCCGACGTCATCCTGACTGTCAACCGGGCGCGGGCACAAGGGCAGGACACGCTGAGCTACAGCCTCGAGTGGCGGGCGCAGAACTGGCCGGTCATCGACGCCGGACAGGTCGTGCTGAACACCTCGGCCGGAGCGCTGCTCGCCGACATCTTCACGAAGCTCGGCGACGCGTCCCGCAGTCGCTCACCCGACGACGGAGGCCACCGGGAATCGCGGATCCGCAAGATGGGGGAGAACCTCTACTACAAGCTGTTCACACCGCACCTGAAGAAGCTCTTCAAGCAGCTTCCGACGGGGTCCAGCCTGCTGGTGTACAGCAACGAGCCGTGGATTCCCTGGGAACTGGTCAAGCCGTGGGGCGCGGATCTGCCGCCCGGCACCGACGAGTACCTCTGCGCCCGGTTCGACCTGTCCCGCTGGTACTACAGCGACGGGGGCCAGCTT from Micromonospora kangleipakensis includes these protein-coding regions:
- a CDS encoding esterase-like activity of phytase family protein; this translates as MIKRLSTFAAAALAATVAIPSLGAHADDTGSGQPTLLGRAVLPVETYAPGPPSGTLLPPGTVNGITFPLPSQPVEGFSAIVAGRHPGEYLAMPDNGFGAKANSRDFLIRAYYIRPDFKTAKDGSGEVAVDLNEFIQFRDPDGLIGFTIVNEGTTERSLTGGDIDPESLQRGADGDLWVGDEFGPWVLHFDATGKLLDPPFAAPGGLRSPNNPHLGGAAATQPNSRGFEAMAISPDGQYLYPALEGATTAELGTTRRHVFEFSVRDEAFTGRVWLYQTEQPGYFVSDMAALDRHYLAVIERDGGLGLNALFRKVYVVNLADIDAGGSLVKTEAVDLAAVPDPDLVSLPPIHNGDVGLGNPYRVTCESIEAIHQIDGNQLLLGCDNNFPNTGRNPGRADDSEFIVVKVPGLRRE
- a CDS encoding GNAT family N-acetyltransferase, coding for MGDAAVRISTAHADTADLTPASGDWAVVSGVPCQHIALPYPWATTGRVLALPGPPTADQVTQVAAWLRARSPRWTLMVRAEDEHQVAGFQRWDLIPVLALQGPPRSRPRSVADIGPARDRDEFLVPYGAALAPLVTDAHLASERMHHLVARVGGKPVGCARVRLMADTAYLGAITVLPAWQRKGLGTALTIAAGELAARYSDLVWLHCTPGSRALYERLGYRHVDDHALLVPVPGAKG
- a CDS encoding CHAT domain-containing protein, which translates into the protein MNREVQYDVLAVLPPDEQRERLRRLDQLHPIAGYEAEVVTIADLRDDLPWWSDRLAAEFVAYLNFALLHGAAVLTLRSVPETDLASLAGACDAALKPAEAPMDVPYLPLRERPMALAMPSGAYGDGHLDTPRDTAFSADGGHAVTTAAGLVKIWDVASGLCVATVPIDAMRVRLSPDGAFVLAIQWQHSDVLETATGRRVTSVPSEDARFSPDSRRLAVVDHRADTWTPDGEIEHVGDVLRVYDTTTGAQARELAGCWAAFSPDGDVIAVEDPLSVADKAAGEVGTCTFVALADGEVRFRAPGRAPMFAPDRHIVVTVVGTEVVLWDAETGARIRTLPAAERVALRHGYGAAPSRFPGGEMVFVPQDWSTYAAWHLSSGRHFTVEGSGLRLVPGRDIVVAVDREVVGLDARTGSERYRLRGDDVQIAPAGDKLATTRDAWVFRANESTMRTGSTTVAEADTGAVLFDVPGIAPRFADNGQLMTTQIDGRLHLWDTTTAAPIAQVGNVRVLSRARRGEPGGMGSGEEAAVPATAVARYADVVTPEAVRAGVPFALTVQLRQSPVAGGTSAPVDFAPTRDKDSQPTGAAAVYAVVYPSAAFEVIGARRRAELTVYPDRDGDTVTFDLRARPGAAGTNEINVGFFVGGDLLGQVTTVVSVTAQPGPGARHVGFRPRGIPQDDAAPDVILTVNRARAQGQDTLSYSLEWRAQNWPVIDAGQVVLNTSAGALLADIFTKLGDASRSRSPDDGGHRESRIRKMGENLYYKLFTPHLKKLFKQLPTGSSLLVYSNEPWIPWELVKPWGADLPPGTDEYLCARFDLSRWYYSDGGQLPRARLQIGDIAPVIPTTNLLAVRTEALCLEQLPNRWPPVRLPRPYPVRADEVLSMMAAGRTNLFHFATHGLLRPGDPTVATIELDRGTLSFDDIIGTDLESGLLSATPLVFLNACHSGRQTVSVVGDDGWVQRFLTLGCRAFIGANWLIDDELAAKFAIAVYDGLVAGRPLARAVRLARADVRQLDPGNATWLAYAVYGHPGLTLSAKP
- a CDS encoding GNAT family N-acetyltransferase; its protein translation is MGHGHELRTERLRLRRWREADRAAFAQMNADPEVMEHFPAPLTRRDSDLLVDRIEAGFEQHGFGLWAIEVVTTGQFVGLTGLSVPGFEAHFIPAVEVGWRLARPAWGQGYATEAARAAIDYGFTRAALPMIVSFTAAINARSRAVMERLGMARDPADDFDHPDLPPGHRLRRHVLYRISPG